In Populus alba chromosome 1, ASM523922v2, whole genome shotgun sequence, a single window of DNA contains:
- the LOC118056810 gene encoding cell division protein FtsZ homolog 1, chloroplastic, producing the protein MATLQLQLANPNTSSPSFSTSFQKQLCRFSQKRRLSSSKHGSVSCSFAPMESAKIKVVGVGGGGNNAVNRMIGSDLQGIDFYAINTDAQALVQSAAQNPLQIGELLTRGLGTGGNPLLGEQAAEESKDAIANALKGSDLVFITAGMGGGTGSGAAPVVAQISKEAGYLTVGVVTYPFSFEGRKRSLQALEAIEKLQKNVDTLIVIPNDRLLDIADEQTPLQDAFLLADDVLRQGVQGISDIITIPGLVNVDFADVQAVMKNSGTAMLGIGVSSSKNRAEEAAEQATLAPLIGSSIQSATGVVYNITGGKDITLQEVNRVSQVVTSLADPSANIIFGAVVDDRYNGEIHVTIIATGFSQSFQKSLLTDPKAAKLVDRMSGSQVAKGIPVPLKSSTSSSTVPTRPSPRKLFF; encoded by the exons ATGGCAACACTTCAACTTCAACTAGCAAACCCCAACACATCGTCTCCTTCATTTTCAACTTCATTTCAGAAACAACTATGCCGTTTCTCACAGAAAAGGAGACTGTCATCATCGAAACATGGCAGTGTAAGCTGTTCCTTTGCCCCCATGGAGTCTGCCAAGATAAAGGTTGTTGGTGTTGGTGGCGGTGGCAACAATGCCGTTAATCGCATGATAGGCAGCGATTTGCAG ggtaTCGATTTCTACGCCATAAACACGGATGCTCAAGCACTTGTACAGTCTGCTGCCCAGAACCCACTTCAAATTGGAGAGCTTTTGACTCGCGGACTAG GTACTGGGGGGAATCCGCTTTTGGGAGAACAAGCAGCAGAGGAATCAAAAGATGCGATAGCAAATGCGCTAAAGGGATCAGACCTTGTCTTTATAACAGCTGGTATGGGTGGAGGTACGGGATCCGGTGCTGCCCCAGTTGTAGCTCAGATATCAAAGGAGGCAGGATATTTGACTGTTGGTGTGGTTACGTATCCTTTCAGCTTTGAGGGGCGAAAAAGATCCTTGCAG GCATTAGAGGCTATTgagaaattgcaaaaaaatgtGGATACTCTAATAGTGATCCCCAATGACCGCCTGCTTGATATTGCTGATGAGCAGACACCCCTCCAGGATGCTTTCCTCCTGGCCGATGATGTTTTACGGCAAGGAGTGCAAGGAATTTCAGATATTATTACT ATACCTGGACTAGTTAATGTGGATTTTGCAGATGTACAGGCAGTGATGAAAAATTCAGGTACTGCAATGCTTGGAATTGGAGTTTCCTCCAGCAAAAATCGTGCTGAAGAAGCAGCTGAACAAGCAACTCTGGCGCCCTTGATTGGGTCATCAATCCAGTCAGCTACTGGAGTGGTATACAATATTACTGGAGGAAAGGACATAACATTACAGGAAGTGAATAGAGTGTCCCAG GTTGTGACCAGTTTGGCTGATCCATCTGCAAACATAATATTTGGGGCTGTTGTTGATGATCGTTATAATGGAGAGATTCATGTGACTATTATTGCCACTGGCTTCTCACAGTCATTTCAGAAGTCACTTCTAACAGACCCGAAGGCTGCAAAACTGGTAGACAGAATGTCAGGGAGTCAAGTAGCCAAGGGAATTCCAGTTCCTCTCAAGTCGTCCACCTCATCTTCCACTGTTCCAACCAGACCATCTCCAAGAAAGctcttcttttga
- the LOC118056784 gene encoding uncharacterized protein, producing MSDGWTDKKRRSICNFLVNSPKGTVFLSSVDTSNISKTADKVFEMLDAIVERIGEENVVQVVTDNAANYKAAGQLLMGKRKRLFWTPCAAHCIDLILEDFEKKLEVHQVTIANGRRITSYIYSRTILISMLRHFTKGKDLIRPAATRFATAYLTLGCLSDCKIQLMTMFTSIQWRSCRFSKIEEGKRIQSCVLDSKFWHDVTTCIKAAYPLIKVLRLVDSDEKPAMGFIYEAMDQAKEKIQVNFGYVKKSYMPIWNIIDARWELQLHRPLHAAAYYLNPHYHYNSNFKVNANIKIGLYQCLERMVPDASEMCKIDLQLDSFKDASGLFGIEAAKITRDKKTPAKWWDSYGDECPELQKFAIRVLSLTCSSSGCERNWSAFEMVHTKRRNRLHQKKMNDLVFVMCNLKLNDSQVKKQANDFGEAFDNLSSDDDWITEGEKHDGSSNFNLLDVIDGATRRKNGKENESDDEENLNDVGMECHGTEDDLEIQNDVNPDNSRSLELHIVDNIGVGPGTSSSTNVLNIGAGTSSSSNNLLDGNDFNYCFRNNEGDKGNEGVFSLHDTPTDCLF from the exons ATGTCTGATGGATGGACTGATAAGAAAAGGCGTTCTATTTGCAACTTTTTGGTTAATAGTCCTAAAGGGactgtttttttatcatctgTAGATACCTCTAATATATCCAAGACTGCTGATAAAGTATTTGAGATGTTGGATGCTATTGTGGAGAGGATTGGAGAGGAAAATGTGGTGCAAGTAGTCACTGACAATGCTGCAAATTATAAGGCAGCAGGGCAATTATtgatgggaaaaagaaaaagattgttTTGGACACCATGTGCAGCCCATTGTATTGACTTGATATTGGAAGATTTTGAGAAGAAACTAGAGGTCCATCAAGTAACTATTGCTAATGGGAGGAGAATCACTTCATACATATATTCAAGAACTATTCTCATTTCCATGCTCAGACACTTCACAAAAGGAAAGGATTTGATTAGGCCTGCTGCCACTAGATTTGCTACTGCATACTTAACTCTTGGATGTTTGAGTGATTGTAAGATACAGTTGATGACAATGTTTACTTCCATCCAATGGAGGTCATGTAGGTTTTcaaaaatagaagaagggaaGCGAATTCAAAGTTGTGTTTTGGACAGCAAGTTTTGGCATGATGTTACTACATGTATTAAGGCAGCATATCCTCTGATAAAAGTTCTTCGATTGGTTGATTCAGATGAGAAACCAGCTATGGGTTTTATATATGAAGCAATGGATCAAGCAAAAGAGAAGATACAAGTGAATTTTGGTTATGTGAAAAAAAG TTATATGCCTATATGGAATATCATTGATGCAAGATGGGAACTTCAACTTCACAGACCTTTACATGCAGCAGCATATTATTTGAAtcctcattatcattataattctaattttaaagttaatgccaacattaaaattggattatatcaATGCTTAGAAAGGATGGTGCCCGATGCAAGTGAAATGTGTAAAATTGACTTGCAACTTGATTCATTCAAGGATGCAAGTGGGTTGTTCGGTATTGAGGCGGCTAAGATAACAAGGGATAAAAAGACTCCAGCTAAATGGTGGGATTCTTATGGGGATGAATGTCCAGAGCTACAAAAATTTGCAATTCGAGTTCTAAGCTTGACTTGTAGTTCATCTGGATGCGAGCGAAATTGGAGTGCATTTGAGATG GTTCATACAAAACGAAGAAATCGTTTGcaccagaaaaaaatgaatgacttgGTATTTGTAATGTGCAATCTCAAATTAAATGATAGCCAAGTCAAAAAGCAAGCTAATGATTTTGGTGAAGCTTTTGATAATCTCTCATctgatgatgattggataaCCGAGGGAGAGAAACATGATGGTTCATCCAACTTTAATTTGCTTGATGTCATTGATGGTGCAACACGAAGGAAAAAcggtaaagaaaatgaaagtgatgatgaagaaaatctTAATGATGTTGGGATGGAGTGTCATGGAACTGAAGATGATTTAGAGATTCAGAATGATGTCAATCCAGATAATTCAAGGAGCTTGGAGTTACATATTGTTGACAACATTGGTGTTGGTCCTGGTACTAGCAGTAGCACTAATGTTCTTAATATCGGTGCTGGTAcgagtagtagtagtaataatctTTTAGATGGTAATGATTTTAATTACTGTTTTAGGAATAACGAGGGAGACAAAGGCAATGAGGGTGTgtttagtttacatgacacacCTACAGACTGTTTATTTTAG